A single region of the Planctomycetia bacterium genome encodes:
- a CDS encoding DUF58 domain-containing protein — translation MSSTAPSTPASAPLLSSEMLAKLETLDLLSRKVFQGRMKGERRSTRKGRSVEFADFRNYAQGDDLRFVDWNIFARLEKLFVKLFLEEEDLHFYALIDNSPSMEFGDPTKLRVAKQITAALAFIGLIRSHRVRIETLGQSLRRPGPVWRGRQNAWRMFRYLDDLAGNEKTSLLEGVKNFGLRNTGRGIALLVTDLMDKQGYEAALRFLAARRMDAYVIHILSREEIRPDVVGDLRLIDCEDEQATEITAGETLLKAYDRTLQTYLAEVREFCARRALGYLFIDNETPIERVVAETLRRQGLVG, via the coding sequence ATGTCGAGCACCGCCCCTTCCACGCCGGCTTCCGCACCGCTTCTGTCGTCGGAAATGTTGGCGAAATTGGAGACGCTCGACCTCTTGAGCCGGAAAGTGTTTCAAGGACGGATGAAAGGAGAACGCCGCAGCACGCGCAAAGGGCGGAGCGTCGAGTTCGCCGATTTCCGCAACTATGCCCAAGGAGACGATCTCCGGTTCGTCGATTGGAACATCTTCGCACGGCTGGAAAAACTCTTCGTCAAGTTGTTTCTCGAAGAAGAAGACCTGCACTTCTACGCTTTGATCGACAACAGCCCGTCGATGGAATTCGGCGATCCGACGAAACTCCGAGTCGCCAAGCAAATCACGGCGGCGCTCGCCTTCATCGGGCTCATTCGCTCGCATCGCGTGCGCATCGAAACGCTGGGGCAAAGCCTGCGTCGTCCCGGCCCGGTGTGGCGCGGCAGGCAAAACGCCTGGCGGATGTTTCGCTATCTCGACGATCTCGCCGGCAACGAAAAGACCTCGCTCCTGGAAGGGGTGAAGAATTTCGGCCTGCGCAACACGGGCCGAGGCATCGCGCTGCTCGTGACCGACTTGATGGACAAGCAGGGCTATGAAGCGGCGCTCCGCTTTTTGGCGGCGCGGCGCATGGATGCTTACGTCATTCACATTTTGAGCCGGGAAGAGATCCGGCCCGACGTCGTCGGCGATTTGCGTTTGATCGATTGCGAAGACGAGCAAGCGACCGAGATCACAGCCGGCGAAACTCTGCTGAAGGCTTACGATCGCACGCTGCAAACCTACCTCGCCGAAGTGCGCGAGTTCTGCGCGCGGCGGGCGCTAGGCTACCTCTTCATCGACAACGAAACGCCGATCGAGCGGGTCGTCGCCGAAACGCTTCGCCGCCAAGGATTGGTGGGCTGA
- a CDS encoding lipoyl domain-containing protein, whose protein sequence is MTVDFVMPDLGLNAEPVSVSLWLVDVGSVVLRGDRLLEVAADGITIDIPAPTAGTLRNVYVYEDDRVVPGMRLGTIETSEP, encoded by the coding sequence ATGACCGTCGACTTCGTCATGCCCGACCTTGGGTTGAATGCCGAGCCGGTCTCGGTGAGCCTGTGGTTGGTTGATGTCGGCTCCGTGGTGCTGCGCGGCGACCGGTTGCTCGAAGTCGCGGCCGACGGAATCACGATCGATATCCCGGCGCCGACGGCAGGAACGTTGCGTAACGTTTACGTCTACGAAGACGATCGCGTAGTGCCCGGTATGCGGCTCGGCACGATCGAGACGAGCGAACCGTAG
- a CDS encoding signal peptidase has protein sequence MSNRYVVRYGVMRTLGVFTTSRGETLARGNRVVARTERGLEVGEVLLEATDGVVERMTDPRRGQVLRLMSTEDERESKRLLERQQREFESCKGHIAALKLPMELVDVEQMFGGERIVVYYLSENRVDFRDLVKVLANEFQTRIEMRQIGVRDEAKLLADYGDCGKPVCCNTHLNEMPPVSMKMAKLQKATLDPTKISGRCGRLKCCLRYEYDTYEDLQKEMPPVGAEALTRDGKVRILAQEILAGQLLVETEDRRRVLINASDVLSVVPVGRRPQASAAPDSGASASETRTSKDRVPPEDGPPGEVEKS, from the coding sequence ATGTCCAACCGTTACGTCGTCCGCTACGGTGTGATGCGCACGCTCGGAGTGTTTACCACGAGTCGTGGTGAAACGCTTGCGCGCGGCAATCGGGTCGTCGCGCGCACCGAGCGCGGGCTCGAAGTCGGCGAAGTGCTGCTCGAAGCGACCGACGGCGTCGTCGAACGGATGACCGACCCTCGCCGCGGGCAAGTGCTCCGGCTGATGTCGACCGAAGACGAGCGCGAGTCGAAGCGATTGCTCGAGCGCCAGCAGCGCGAGTTCGAATCGTGCAAAGGACACATCGCGGCGTTGAAGCTGCCGATGGAGCTCGTCGACGTCGAGCAGATGTTCGGCGGCGAGCGGATCGTCGTCTATTATCTGTCGGAAAATCGGGTCGACTTTCGAGACTTGGTTAAGGTGCTCGCGAACGAGTTCCAGACGCGGATCGAAATGCGGCAGATCGGCGTGCGCGATGAAGCGAAGCTATTGGCCGACTACGGCGATTGCGGCAAGCCGGTCTGTTGCAATACGCATCTCAATGAAATGCCGCCGGTGTCGATGAAGATGGCGAAGCTCCAGAAAGCGACGCTCGACCCGACGAAGATCTCGGGCCGCTGCGGTCGGCTGAAATGTTGCTTGCGCTACGAATACGACACTTACGAGGATCTGCAAAAAGAAATGCCGCCGGTCGGGGCCGAGGCATTGACGCGCGACGGCAAGGTCAGGATCTTGGCGCAAGAGATCTTGGCCGGACAATTACTGGTCGAAACGGAAGATCGCCGGCGCGTGCTCATCAACGCTTCGGATGTGTTGAGCGTGGTGCCTGTCGGGCGGCGGCCGCAAGCGTCGGCAGCGCCGGACTCGGGAGCTTCCGCTTCGGAAACACGGACGTCGAAAGATCGTGTTCCGCCTGAAGATGGTCCACCGGGCGAGGTCGAGAAGTCGTAG
- a CDS encoding diacylglycerol kinase, with amino-acid sequence MPDEEIMLDRSWRRKFHCAFRGLKRGMRGESSFFVHVFAAAAVVVAAGAFDADRYEWCLLGLCITTVFTAEMFNSSIEHLAKAVDRNFNPHLRDALDIAGGAVLLASLGAAALGLAILGRLASTALGW; translated from the coding sequence ATGCCCGATGAAGAAATCATGCTCGATCGCTCTTGGCGGCGAAAATTTCATTGCGCCTTTCGCGGGCTGAAGCGCGGCATGCGGGGCGAAAGCAGTTTCTTCGTTCACGTCTTCGCCGCCGCGGCCGTCGTCGTCGCGGCGGGGGCTTTCGATGCCGATCGCTACGAATGGTGCTTGCTCGGTCTCTGCATCACGACCGTATTCACGGCCGAGATGTTCAACTCGTCGATCGAACATCTCGCCAAAGCCGTCGATCGAAATTTCAATCCGCATCTTCGCGACGCGCTCGACATCGCCGGAGGAGCCGTGCTGCTCGCTTCGCTCGGTGCGGCGGCTCTCGGCCTCGCGATTCTCGGCCGGCTGGCATCGACCGCACTCGGTTGGTAG
- a CDS encoding HEAT repeat domain-containing protein yields MKPIPLNSAATRRRRWFRIFLAFALLGASLGFGSWSYQATERSQTYTASFIGRNSCAACHSAETQKWTGSHHDLAMDLATSATVVDPKAFDDQEFTAHGITSKFFRRGEKFFVTTDGPTGALETFEVKYVFGVDPLQQYMVEFPDKKTVRNPQGQEIELPGNRVQVLSIAWDTQKHRWFHLYPTRKFPAGDWLHWTGGGQNWNYMCAECHSTDLQRKYDLATNTYHTTFAEIDVSCEACHGPAGEHVARAGSTLGFNDPRHFHSYALNNLKSPDTLAEIETCAQCHARHHIVHGDYRPGRNYHDHYEPSMLDGNLYHADGQIREELYEYGSFLQSRMFREGVRCSNCHDPHSLKPKFPGNALCTQCHIPAKYDTPTHHHHKFDSTGAKCVECHMPETIYMEVDPRRDHSIRIPRPDLTKKLGTPNACGNCHKKPEESVDWLMAKVVEWYGPKRSESKHYGEALEAGRRHDPHAAAGLIDLAKAKPTLTTEERAAAVGPIVRAGAVALLAGYDDDAARQALEKAAADRDPLVRVAAIHAIEQRSDQQLRPFRSLLLRTLDDPIRNVRTEAAKVLTRAPPVADSPRELREKFQDVFQEWIAGQSAAADRAEPHTGIGTAYTNLLRSTEEMKYAELAEAEFQKALRLNPAYLPAVRNYAALQDLINKDEAAEKLLRQALAMIPKLDQPEQETKQLLADTDYELGWLLLRDPRGTRLGEALAHFESCIKNDPNNVEAMQYQAFALLGLNRFTAAAEALTRLCKLAPQSSGLLVQYAERAVRSGQMDQARTFLEVLLAVDPAARTKYPQINELLRQSAGR; encoded by the coding sequence ATGAAGCCGATTCCCCTGAACTCCGCCGCGACTCGCCGTCGCCGCTGGTTCCGCATCTTCCTCGCGTTCGCATTGCTCGGCGCCTCGCTTGGGTTCGGCTCCTGGTCATACCAGGCCACGGAGCGCTCGCAGACCTACACCGCTTCGTTCATCGGGCGCAATTCCTGCGCCGCTTGCCATTCGGCGGAAACGCAGAAGTGGACCGGCTCGCACCACGACCTCGCGATGGATCTCGCCACGAGCGCGACGGTCGTCGACCCGAAAGCGTTCGACGATCAAGAATTCACGGCGCACGGGATCACCTCGAAGTTCTTTCGCCGCGGCGAGAAATTCTTCGTCACCACCGACGGCCCGACCGGCGCCTTGGAGACGTTCGAAGTGAAGTACGTCTTCGGTGTCGATCCTTTGCAGCAGTACATGGTCGAGTTTCCCGACAAGAAAACGGTTCGCAATCCGCAGGGACAAGAGATCGAGCTGCCCGGCAATCGGGTGCAAGTTCTTTCGATCGCTTGGGACACGCAGAAGCACCGCTGGTTTCATCTCTATCCGACGCGCAAGTTCCCAGCCGGCGACTGGCTGCATTGGACCGGCGGCGGCCAAAACTGGAACTACATGTGCGCCGAGTGCCACAGCACCGATCTACAAAGGAAATACGATCTCGCGACGAACACCTACCACACGACGTTCGCCGAGATCGACGTCAGTTGCGAGGCCTGCCACGGCCCGGCCGGCGAACACGTGGCCCGTGCGGGCTCGACCTTGGGTTTCAACGACCCTCGCCATTTCCATAGCTACGCGCTGAACAATCTCAAATCTCCCGACACGCTCGCCGAAATCGAAACCTGCGCGCAATGCCATGCGCGGCATCATATCGTGCATGGCGACTACCGCCCCGGCCGCAACTACCACGACCATTACGAGCCCTCGATGCTCGACGGCAATCTCTATCATGCCGACGGTCAGATTCGGGAAGAGCTTTACGAATACGGTTCGTTCTTGCAGAGCCGGATGTTTCGCGAAGGGGTGCGGTGCTCCAACTGCCACGATCCACACAGCCTGAAACCCAAGTTCCCGGGCAATGCGCTCTGTACGCAATGCCACATCCCGGCGAAGTACGATACGCCGACGCACCATCATCACAAGTTCGATTCGACCGGCGCGAAATGCGTCGAGTGCCACATGCCGGAAACGATCTACATGGAGGTCGACCCGCGCCGCGACCATAGCATTCGCATTCCTCGGCCGGACCTGACGAAGAAGCTCGGCACTCCGAACGCTTGCGGCAACTGCCATAAGAAACCGGAAGAGTCGGTCGACTGGTTGATGGCGAAGGTCGTCGAATGGTACGGCCCGAAGCGCAGCGAGAGCAAGCACTACGGCGAGGCCTTGGAAGCCGGCCGGCGGCACGACCCGCATGCCGCGGCAGGTTTGATCGACTTAGCCAAAGCCAAGCCGACCCTCACGACCGAGGAACGTGCCGCGGCCGTCGGGCCGATCGTGCGCGCCGGCGCCGTCGCGCTGTTGGCCGGCTACGACGACGACGCCGCACGCCAAGCGCTCGAGAAAGCCGCGGCCGACCGCGATCCGCTGGTGCGTGTCGCGGCGATCCATGCGATCGAGCAACGGAGCGATCAGCAACTACGGCCGTTCCGATCGCTGCTCTTAAGAACCCTCGACGATCCGATTCGGAACGTCCGCACGGAAGCGGCAAAAGTCTTGACGCGAGCCCCTCCCGTTGCCGACTCGCCGCGGGAACTTCGCGAGAAGTTTCAAGACGTGTTCCAAGAATGGATCGCGGGCCAATCCGCGGCCGCCGATCGAGCGGAGCCGCACACCGGAATCGGCACCGCTTACACCAACTTGCTGAGGTCGACCGAAGAGATGAAGTATGCCGAGCTCGCCGAAGCGGAGTTTCAGAAAGCGCTGCGACTGAATCCGGCTTACTTGCCGGCAGTTCGCAACTATGCGGCTCTCCAAGATCTCATCAACAAAGACGAAGCCGCGGAAAAGCTTTTGCGGCAAGCCTTGGCCATGATCCCGAAGCTCGACCAACCGGAACAAGAGACCAAGCAACTGCTCGCCGACACCGATTACGAGCTCGGTTGGCTGTTGCTCCGCGACCCCCGAGGAACGCGCCTAGGCGAGGCCCTCGCTCATTTCGAGAGTTGCATTAAGAACGATCCGAACAACGTCGAAGCGATGCAATATCAAGCGTTCGCACTGCTCGGGCTCAATCGCTTCACCGCCGCGGCCGAAGCTCTCACGCGCCTTTGCAAGCTCGCGCCGCAAAGCTCGGGGCTGCTCGTGCAATATGCCGAGCGTGCGGTTCGCTCGGGCCAAATGGATCAGGCCCGCACTTTTCTCGAAGTGCTGCTCGCCGTCGATCCGGCGGCGCGAACGAAGTATCCGCAAATAAACGAACTGCTGCGGCAATCGGCGGGTCGCTAA